One genomic region from Salvia hispanica cultivar TCC Black 2014 chromosome 2, UniMelb_Shisp_WGS_1.0, whole genome shotgun sequence encodes:
- the LOC125207416 gene encoding IQ domain-containing protein IQM6-like, with protein MMPQALPKSDDLRHEAALRLQKTYKSFRTRRQLADCAVIAEQRWYQSADNDYVFVLFCSEYNSSVLSRWKLLDFAELKRTSVSFFDIEKPETAVQRWSRATTRAAKVGKGLSKDEKARKLALQHWLEAIDPRHRYGHNLQFYYIRWLQCESRQPFFYWLDVGEGWNVNLERCPRSKLQQQCIKYLGPAERSSYEVMISDGKFVYKESGKLLDTKEAGEDVKWIFVLSALKVLYVGKKRKGGFQHSSFLAGGATLSAGRLVVQNGILKAVWPYSGHYLPTEENFEALMTFLLVHNVDLSGVQKAPDNEEEAAGIPLRRIKSVPAEVGKQDDENMRISRWSRRLQSKISLLNIQTRTEEFFSPRYVESPTDGYETADDSLSESDSESDTEFLISKENLFEEEKEEEKAVSEEKIMKRINSHKGIRSYGLAQSLCCKWTTGAGPRIGCVRDYPVELQLRALQEICFSPTPRHTLPRITTPKT; from the exons ATGATGCCTCAAGCTCTGCCCAAATCTGACGATCTTAGACATGAAGCAGCCTTAAGATTGCAGAAGACGTACAAAAGTTTTAGGACTCGAAGGCAGCTTGCTGACTGTGCAGTCATAGCCGAGCAAAGATGGTACCAATCTGCAGATAatgattatgtgtttgttCTGTTCTGTTCTGAGTACAATTCTTCGGTCTTGTCAAGGTGGAAGCTGTTAGATTTTGCTGAGCTCAAACGTACTTCTGTGTCCTTCTTTGATATTGAGAAACCAGAAACCGCTGTTCAGCGTTGGTCTAGAGCAACGACCAGAGCTGCAAAG GTAGGGAAAGGTCTGTCAAAGGATGAGAAGGCGCGTAAACTTGCCTTGCAGCATTGGCTCGAGGCT ATTGACCCTAGACATCGATATGGTCACAACCTGCAATTCTATTACATTCGTTGGCTCCAATGTGAGAGCAGGCAGCCCTTCTTTTACTG GCTAGATGTTGGAGAAGGTTGGAATGTGAATCTAGAGAGATGCCCTAGATCGAAACTTCAACAGCAATGCATAAAGTATCTTGGGCCG GCAGAGAGAAGCTCGTACGAAGTGATGATATCGGATGGGAAGTTTGTGTACAAGGAGAGCGGGAAGCTTCTAGACACCAAGGAAGCAGGGGAAGATGTGAAATGGATCTTTGTTCTAAGCGCGTTGAAGGTGCTATACGTGGGGAAGAAGAGAAAAGGCGGGTTTCAACATTCCAGTTTCTTGGCTGGTGGAGCTACACTATCAGCTGGAcgtttggttgtacaaaatggTATCCTCAAG GCGGTTTGGCCTTACAGTGGACACTATCTCCCAacagaagaaaattttgaggcACTAATGACATTTCTTTTGGTACACAATGTTGATCTCAGTGGTGTGCAG AAAGCTCCGGATAATGAAGAGGAAGCAGCTGGTATTCCGCTTCgtagaatcaaatcggtaccTGCAGAGGTGGGCAAGCAGGATGACGAGAATATGCGTATATCGAGGTGGTCCCGGAGACTACAGTCCAAAATCAGTCTGCTTAATATTCAGACAAGAACAGAGGAATTCTTCTCTCCAAGATATGTGGAGAGCCCGACGGATGGATACGAGACAGCAGATGACTCTCTATCAGAGTCAGACTCAGAATCAGATACGGAGTTCCTGATCTCAAAGGAGAATCTGTTCGAGGAGGAAAAAGAGGAAGAGAAGGCGGTCTCAGAAGAGAAGATAATGAAGAGGATAAACTCGCATAAAGGGATAAGATCATATGGATTGGCACAGAGCCTGTGCTGCAAATGGACAACGGGAGCGGGTCCTCGGATAGGATGCGTGAGGGATTATCCAGTGGAGCTGCAGCTGCGTGCGCTCCAGGAGATCTGCTTCTCTCCCACTCCCAGACACACTCTCCCTCGCATAACCACTCCAAAAACCTAA
- the LOC125204033 gene encoding uncharacterized protein LOC125204033 → MDPPTEGIELKPEKLEEEKEGGPLLHCDFCDADVVDKIAQSFLPGLASACIDNTTGGVFKTLATVAVDIRKEMIDYLIQRSENFVAESVVLEGGGDVAVSADPYDIISDFVDDFVHSKRNFFSRVSGWLLSEKREDWIDDLVQEMEINGFWLLNRRSTVAQTLLKNLDFKNTYHCNMNFKSPEDLEKHKLNCDFRTLSCGNEGCDSSFSAAQMDHHDSTCPFKMLPCEQKCPDIIMRREMDRHCITTCPMKLVKCPFHSVGCQSTVPQRTIEQHRSDNLPVHLLYILQVSHKEASPEALKQRVQELEKLASPGRLASARDARSLTHVVKDLEAKLGPIKVKTDKGSDEEVKDLIDLQEEKVDTEAKMNVAAKPVKFDGVPAVKEATANSHSEVSDHGKKESMESSGDASQRNVDQVIASDSVPEKKKDSSSQSEHSSKEVANPIKEVASTPAIQHELSPNE, encoded by the exons ATGGATCCACCTACTGAAGGTATTGAGCTTAAACCCGAGAAACtcgaagaagaaaaggagggTGGGCCTTTGCTTCATTGTGATTTTTGTGATGCTGACGTAGTTGATAAAATAGCTCAATCATTTCTTCCTGGTTTGGCTTCGGCATGCATTGACAACACTACTGGTGGTGTCTTTAAGACCCTTGCTACTGTGGCTGTTGACATCAGAAAGGAAATGATTGATTACCTTATCCAAAGAAGTGAAAATTTTGTAGCTGAATCAGTTGTCCTAGAAGGTGGTGGGGATGTGGCAGTATCTGCAGACCCTTATGATATTATATctgattttgttgatgattttgtcCATTCAAAAAGAAATTTCTTCAGTCGAGTTTCAGGATGGCTACTTAGTGAGAAAAGAGAAGACTGGATAGACGATCTTGTGCAGGAGATGGAGATAAATGGTTTTTGGTTGCTAAACCGGAGGAGCACAGTTGCACAAACGCTCTTGAAAAATCTTGATTTCAAAAATACATATCATTGCAACATGAACTTCAAGTCTCCGGAAGATTTAGAAAAGCACAAGTTGAACTGCGATTTTAGGACATTGTCCTGTGGAAATGAGGGATGTGATTCTTCATTTAGTGCGGCTCAGATGGACCATCATGATTCTACCTGTCCTTTTAAAATGCTTCCATGCGAGCAGAAGTGCCCAGATATCATAATGAGACGTGAGATGGACAGACATTGCATCACTACATGTCCAATGAAGCTTGTCAAATGCCCTTTTCACTCAGTAGGGTGTCAATCCACTGTTCCTCAGCGCACAATCGAGCAGCACAGGTCTGATAATCTCCCTGTCCACTTGCTCTATATCCTCCAGGTTTCTCACAAGGAAGCATCACCAGAAGCTCTGAAGCAAAGGGTACAAGAACTGGAAAAG TTAGCATCTCCTGGACGATTAGCATCAGCTCGTGATGCTAGATCTTTGACGCATGTGGTCAAGGATCTTGAAGCAAAGCTTGGGCCTATAAAGGTAAAGACAGATAAAGGAAGTGATGAAGAGGTTAAAGATTTGATTGATCTACAGGAGGAGAAGGTAGATACAGAGGCTAAGATGAACGTGGCCGCTAAACCAGTGAAGTTTGATGGGGTTCCTGCTGTAAAGGAAGCAACTGCTAACTCACACTCGGAAGTCAGTGATCATGGAAAGAAAGAATCGATGGAGTCATCTGGTGATGCCTCACAGAGAAACGTGGATCAGGTGATAGCATCAGATTCTGTgccagaaaagaaaaaagattcaTCATCTCAGAGCGAACATTCATCCAAAGAAGTGGCCAACCCCATTAAAGAAGTGGCTTCCACACCAGCCATCCAACATGAGTTATCCCCAAATGAATGA
- the LOC125206060 gene encoding probable splicing factor 3B subunit 3, producing MAVSEEQSASSSSSRPNASTLRSPSDAFYLAKTVLRGSVVLQAVSGHFRSSSSYDVVFGKESSIELVIIDQDGIVQSISEQPVFGTIKDLAVLPWNNKFHVQNPKILGKDILLVVSDSGKLSFLTFCNEMHRFFPLSHVQLSDPGNSRHQVGRMLAVDSSGCYVAVSAYEDQLAIFSVSMSESGDIIEKKIFVPPGNDGHLESAKGFTNISGTIWSMCFISRDYNQTGQEQNPLLAILLNRRGSFYRNELMLLEWDIAEQAIHVVYQFAEAGPLAYHIVEVPQSHGFAFLFRAGDIVLMDFRNVQSPSCVYRTSLNFTPVEETKFKNIIRIPDIMDEEGIYSVAASALLELGDINKSDDPMNIDDYSNVLPGSNYVCSWSWEPIITNAPRILFSADSGDLYAIEVLFESDGPRVSLSDCLYKGLPCNALLWLDGGFLAAIVDMADGMILKFEEGFLQYRSSIQNIAPILDMCIVDYPDEKHDQMFACSGIASEGSLRIIRSGISVEKLLKTAPIYQGVTGTWTVKLKVSDPYHSFLVLSFVEETRVLSVGVSFSDVTDSVGFRPDVCTLACGVVADGVLIQIYQSGVRLCLPVGAAVPPDGIPMSSPVCTSWFPENMTISLGAVGQSIIVVATSSPSFLFILGIRALSAYHYNIYQMQCVNLQNELSCISIPQKHPDLNKVLMDFSVNNLVATSLSGNHVDNIFVIGTHKPSVEVVSFTHAKGLQVLATGTISLTNTMGTSVSGCVPQDVRLVIVDRAYVLSGLRNGMLLRFEWPSTSTPFPIRPPAQQNFVGTSTIDFQVSSNSVSSKNEVPMSMSSTSYSTEGDLPVDLQLIAVRRIGITPVFLVSLSDSIDADMIALSDRPWLLQTARHSLSYTSISFQPSTHVTPVCSTECPRGILFVAENSLHLVEMVPSKRLNVQKFHLGGTPRKVLYHNESRLLLVMRTELDNDSCSSDVCCVDSLSGSVLASFKFEPGETGKCMEFVKVGNENVLVIGTSSSAGPAIMPSGEAESTKGRLVVLCLEHLQNSDTGSMTQRSSPIGSHAAEQLSCSSICSSPDDNSSDGVKLEETEAWHLRLAYSAVWPGLVTAVCPYLDRYFLASAGNSFYVCGFPNDNSQRVRRLAVGRTRFTIMTLTAHFTRIAVGDCRDGVLFYSYHEDSRKLEQIYCDPVQRLVADCVLMDDDTAFVSDRKGSVVVLSSANHLEDNVSPERNLTLSCSYYMGEIAMSMRKGSFSYKLPADDVLRDCDAGSTTNNLSRNCVMASTLLGSIIIFIPMTREEYELLKDVQARLVIDPLTTPILGNDHNEFRSRECRGGVPKILDGDILAQFLELTSMQQEGVLALPANLSHKPPTPVMVNQVVRLLERVHYALN from the exons aTGGCGGTTTCAGAAGAACAATCTGCATCGTCGTCGTCATCGCGCCCAAATGCATCTACCCTTCGATCACCTTCCGATGCATTTTACTTGGCCAAAACTGTCCTCAGAGGCAGCGTTGTTCTTCAAGCTGTCTCCGGCCACTTCCGCTCCTCATCTTCCTACGACGTCGTCTTCGGAAAG GAATCATCAATAGAACTGGTGATAATTGATCAAGATGGGATTGTTCAATCTATTTCTGAGCAACCTGTGTTTGGCACTATAAAAGATCTAGCAGTCCTTCCCTGGAACAATAAGTTTCATGTGCAGAATCCTAAG ATACTGGGGAAGGACATTTTACTTGTGGTTTCTGATTCCGGAAAGCTTTCGTTTCTGACCTTTTGCAATGAAATGCACAG GTTTTTCCCTTTGAGCCATGTTCAACTTTCTGATCCTGGAAATTCAAGGCATCAAGTTGGAAGGATGCTGGCGGTTGATTCCAG TGGTTGTTATGTTGCTGTTAGTGCATATGAGGATCAGTTGGCTATTTTTTCGGTCTCAATGTCTGAAAGTGGTGATATCATTGAGAAG AAAATCTTTGTTCCTCCTGGAAATGATGGACACTTGGAATCTGCAAAAGGTTTTACTAATATTTCTGGTACTATATGGAGCATGTGCTTCATCTCGCGAGATTACAATCAAACTGGACAAGAACAGAATCCTTTGCTGGCCATTCTTCTTAATAG GCGCGGATCTTTTTATCGGAATGAGCTTATGTTGCTAGAATGGGACATTGCGGAACAAGCTATACATGTGGTATATCAATTTGCAGAAGCTGGACCATTAGCTTATCATATCGTTGAAGTCCCTCAATCTCATGGGTTTGCCTTCCTCTTTAGGGCCGGTGATATTGTCCTAATGGATTTCAGGAATGTTCAGAGCCCTTCTTGTGTCTACAGGACAAGCTTAAATTTCACACCGGTGGAGGAAACGAAATTCAAAAACATTATTAGAATACCAGATATTATGGATGAAGaaggtatttatagtgtcgCTGCCTCTGCTTTACTGGAGCTCGGtgacataaataaaagtgatgatCCAATGAATATCGATGACTATAGTAATGTACTACCTGGTTCTAATTATGTGTGCTCATGGAGTTGGGAACCTATTATAACTAATGCTCCTAGAATATTATTTAGTGCTGACTCTGGGGATCTCTATGCAATTGAAGTCCTTTTTGAGTCGGATGGCCCCAGAGTAAGTTTATCTGATTGTCTTTATAAAGGTCTACCATGCAATGCTCTGTTATGGCTTGATGGTGGATTTCTGGCAGCTATTGTTGATATGGCTGATGggatgattttaaaatttgaagaggGATTTCTACAGTACAGAAGTTCAATTCAAAACATCGCACCAATCTTGGACATGTGTATTGTTGATTATCCTGATGAAAAACATGATCAAATGTTTGCCTGCTCTGGGATAGCATCTGAGGGATCCTTAAGGATCATTCGGAGTGGTATCAGTGTGGAGAAATTACTGAAAACTGCTCCAATTTATCAAGGTGTAACTGGTACATGGACTGTTAAATTGAAAGTTTCGGATCCTTATCATTCTTTTCTAGTACTGTCATTTGTGGAAGAGACCAGAGTTCTTTCAGTTGGTGTCAGCTTTTCTGATGTAACTGACTCGGTAGGTTTTAGGCCTGATGTTTGTACTTTGGCTTGTGGTGTTGTGGCTGATGGtgtattaattcaaatttaccAATCTGGAGTTAGACTGTGTTTGCCCGTTGGAGCAGCAGTGCCTCCTGATGGTATTCCTATGTCATCTCCAGTATGCACATCATGGTTCCCTGAAAATATGACTATAAGTCTCGGAGCTGTTGGGCAGAGCATAATAGTTGTAGCGACATCCAGTCCATCCTTCTTATTCATCCTTGGTATTAGAGCTTTGTCGGCATATCATTACAATATTTATCAAATGCAGTGTGTAAACTTGCAGAATGAGTTATCTTGTATTTCAATACCTCAGAAGCACCCTGATCTGAATAAAGTTTTGATGGATTTTTCAGTCAATAATCTTGTGGCAACCTCTCTGTCTGGAAATCATGttgataatatatttgttATTGGTACTCATAAGCCTTCAGTAGAAGTTGTGTCCTTTACACATGCGAAGGGGCTACAAGTTCTTGCCACAGGGACCATATCACTAACAAACACTATGGGGACTTCTGTTAGTGGGTGTGTTCCACAAGATGTGAGGCTTGTTATAGTTGACCGCGCGTATGTTCTTTCGGGATTAAGGAACGGAATGCTACTTAGGTTTGAGTGGCCTAGTACCTCAACACCCTTTCCAATTAGGCCACCTGCTCAGCAGAATTTTGTTGGTACCTCTACAATTGACTTCCAGGTCTCATCAAACTCGGTCTCTTCTAAGAATGAAGTACCAATGTCTATGTCCAGTACATCCTATAGTACTGAAGGAGACTTACCTGTTGATCTTCAGCTGATTGCTGTACGCCGTATTGGTATCACACCTGTTTTCTTGGTTTCATTAAGTGATTCCATTGATGCTGATATGATTGCTCTCAGTGATAGGCCTTGGCTATTGCAGACTGCAAGACACAGCCTATCTTATACATCCATATCATTTCAACCTTCTACTCATGTCACTCCTGTATGTTCGACTGAATGCCCCAGAGGAATCTTGTTTGTTGCGGAAAATAGTCTCCACTTG GTGGAAATGGTGCCGAGTAAGAGGCTTAATGTGCAGAAATTTCATCTTGGCGGCACCCCAAGGAAAGTTTTATATCACAATGAAAGCAGGCTATTGCTTGTCATGAGGACAGAGTTGGATAATGATTCATGCTCCTCAGATGTTTGTTGTGTGGATTCTTTGAGTGGCTCAGTTTTGGCATCTTTCAAATTTGAACCTGGGGAGACAGGGAAATGCATGGAGTTTGTAAAGGTTGGGAATGAGAACGTGTTGGTGATTGGAACTAGCTCATCTGCTGGACCAGCTATTATGCCAAGTGGTGAAGCTGAGAG TACAAAAGGCCGCTTGGTGGTTCTTTGCCTTGAACACTTGCAAAATTCAGACACTGGTTCTATGACCCAGAGAAGTTCACCTATTGGTAGTCATGCTGCAGAACAGCTTTCGTGCAGTAGTATCTGCAGCAGTCCAGATGATAATAGTTCTGATGGTGTCAAACTTGAAGAAACTGAAGCCTGGCACTTACGCTTGGCCTATTCAGCTGTCTGGCCAGGGTTGGTTACCGCTGTCTGCCCTTACCTTGACCGCTACTTCTTGGCTTCCGCTGGTAATTCT ttttatgTGTGTGGTTTTCCGAATGATAACTCTCAAAGGGTGAGAAGGCTGGCAGTTGGAAGAACACGTTTTACGATAATGACTCTGACTGCACATTTCACCAGGATAGCTGTTGGTGATTGCCGAGATGGTGTTCTTTTCTATTCATACCATGAG GATTCCAGAAAATTGGAGCAAATATATTGTGATCCTGTCCAGAGACTGGTTGCTGATTGTGTCCTGATGGATGATGACACTGCCTTTGTTTCAGACCGGAAGGGGAGTGTTGTTGTCTTATCGTCTGCAAATCATTTAGAAG ACAATGTTAGTCCAGAACGGAACTTGACTCTAAGTTGTTCGTATTATATGGGTGAAATTGCCATGAGCATGAGGAAG GGATCATTCTCATACAAACTTCCAGCAGATGATGTGCTAAGGGACTGTGATGCTGGTAGTACTACCAATAATTTGTCAAGAAACTGTGTCATGGCATCGACGCTGTTGGGAAGCATAATAATCTTCATTCCTATGACAAG GGAGGAATACGAGCTATTAAAAGACGTTCAGGCTAGGTTGGTCATTGATCCTCTTACTACTCCAATCTTGGGAAATGATCACAATGAGTTCCGCAGCCGCGAATGTCGG GGTGGGGTGCCTAAGATACTGGATGGGGACATTCTGGCTCAATTCTTAGAGCTTACAAGTATGCAACAAGAGGGTGTTTTGGCATTACCTGCAAACCTAAGCCATAAACCTCCCACTCCAGTAATGGTTAATCAGGTTGTTCGCCTGCTTGAGCGAGTTCATTATGCCTTAAACTAA